In Arachis hypogaea cultivar Tifrunner chromosome 17, arahy.Tifrunner.gnm2.J5K5, whole genome shotgun sequence, a single window of DNA contains:
- the LOC112762424 gene encoding zinc finger CCCH domain-containing protein 66: protein MCSGSKRKPTQTGLVMEDDYGREEGQHQKISALLELAAADDLIGFKDAVEKEGCDVDEAGSWFGRRLGSKKVGYEERTPLMVAAMFGSLRVLAYILGTGCVDVNRASGSDGATAIHCAVAGGSAASLEVVKLLLESLADVSTVDSNGNRPCDLVVSGANSIPNSRKRVLQAMLEGTVGTDKTLEDVVGQIEEQQRENAVNMPRVLKDAAERKDYPVDHSLPDIKNGIYGTDEFRMYTFKVKPCSRAYSHDWTECPFVHPGENARRRDPRKYHYSCVPCPEFRKGSCSKGDFCEYAHGIFECWLHPAQYRTRLCKDEGACTRRVCFFAHKPEELRPLYASTGSAMPSPRSYSSGSSLDMGPVSPITLGSPSVMIPPASTPPLTPSGSSSPLSGSMWQTQSNIPTLQLPRSSRLKTALAASDINSDTELLMLMMDEMTGLSSPSGWRNSLTNNNPSYHYSLGDRAADLNRLSGVTPTNLDDTFGSVDPSILSKFNGISFDAAGPQLHLPTGLQMRQNMNQQLRGYSSGLPSPKVIGSPKSRVDPSGEPTSLAFNPRLAAFSQRSQSFIERSMGNRHSEVPSLATSVAAKPSLAYSHWGSHDGKLDWPMQGEELNKLRKSASFGFRSSSNIPSPRAATRMSAAKVDEPDVSWVSSLVKDAPAQPEPGQFSAEDQQQLQCHLNNGTDVIPAWLEQMYIDQEQLVA from the coding sequence ATGTGCAGCGGTTCCAAGAGGAAACCTACTCAAACTGGTTTGGTTATGGAGGATGATTATGGAAGAGAAGAAGGGCAGCATCAAAAGATATCTGCTTTGCTTGAACTTGCAGCTGCAGATGACCTAATTGGGTTCAAAGATGCAGTTGAGAAAGAGGGTTGTGATGTTGATGAGGCTGGGTCGTGGTTTGGAAGGAGGCTTGGCTCAAAGAAAGTGGGTTATGAAGAGAGGACACCACTTATGGTTGCTGCTATGTTTGGAAGCCTGAGAGTTTTGGCTTATATTCTTGGAACTGGCTGTGTTGATGTTAACAGGGCTAGTGGCTCGGATGGGGCTACTGCAATTCATTGTGCTGTTGCTGGGGGTTCTGCTGCTTCCCTTGAGGTTGTCAAGCTTTTGCTTGAATCATTGGCAGATGTTAGTACTGTTGATTCAAATGGTAACCGGCCATGCGATTTGGTTGTCTCTGGGGCTAACTCTATCCCCAATTCAAGGAAGAGGGTGCTGCAAGCCATGCTGGAAGGTACAGTTGGTACTGACAAGACGTTAGAGGATGTAGTTGGCCAAATCGAGGAACAACAAAGGGAAAATGCGGTGAACATGCCCCGTGTGTTGAAAGATGCGGCTGAGAGGAAGGATTATCCTGTTGATCACTCTCTTCCTGACATAAAGAACGGGATATATGGTACTGACGAGTTCAGGATGTATACATTCAAGGTGAAGCCTTGTTCAAGGGCTTATTCTCATGATTGGACCGAGTGTCCCTTTGTTCACCCAGGGGAAAATGCCAGGCGACGCGATCCAAGGAAATACCATTATAGCTGTGTGCCTTGTCCTGAATTCCGTAAGGGGTCATGCAGCAAGGGAGATTTTTGCGAGTATGCACATGGTATTTTCGAGTGCTGGCTTCATCCTGCCCAGTACCGGACCCGGCTTTGCAAGGACGAGGGTGCATGTACAAGAAGAGTTTGCTTCTTTGCTCACAAGCCTGAGGAGCTTCGCCCCCTCTATGCTTCTACTGGTTCGGCTATGCCATCTCCTAGATCCTACTCCAGTGGTTCTTCATTGGATATGGGTCCAGTTAGCCCAATAACACTTGGTTCTCCATCCGTTATGATACCACCCGCTTCAACACCGCCTTTGACTCCTTCTGGATCTTCCTCTCCTCTCTCCGGATCCATGTGGCAGACTCAATCTAACATCCCAACCCTGCAGCTTCCTAGAAGCAGCAGATTGAAAACTGCTTTAGCTGCTAGCGATATTAATTCGGATACTGAATTGCTTATGCTAATGATGGATGAGATGACTGGTCTTTCCTCCCCTTCTGGTTGGAGAAATTCCTTGACTAATAATAATCCATCTTATCACTATTCTTTGGGCGATCGTGCTGCAGATCTAAATAGGCTTTCAGGAGTGACGCCTACTAACCTTGACGACACTTTTGGGTCTGTCGACCCGTCAATTTTGtccaaattcaatggaatctcatTTGATGCTGCAGGACCTCAGTTACATCTTCCAACTGGATTGCAGATGCGCCAGAACATGAATCAGCAGCTGCGAGGCTATTCTTCTGGCCTTCCTTCTCCGAAAGTGATTGGATCCCCAAAATCCAGGGTTGATCCATCAGGGGAACCGACTTCACTGGCTTTTAATCCAAGACTTGCTGCCTTTTCACAGCGGAGCCAGAGCTTCATCGAGCGCAGCATGGGAAACCGTCATTCTGAGGTTCCTTCGCTGGCCACCTCTGTGGCAGCAAAGCCTTCTTTGGCATATTCTCATTGGGGCTCTCATGATGGAAAATTGGACTGGCCGATGCAGGGTGAAGAGCTGAACAAGCTGAGGAAATCTGCTTCTTTTGGATTTCGAAGCAGCAGCAATATTCCCTCGCCCAGGGCTGCGACCAGAATGTCAGCTGCAAAAGTTGACGAGCCGGACGTGTCTTGGGTTAGCTCGCTTGTGAAGGACGCTCCGGCACAGCCAGAGCCCGGCCAGTTTAGCGCCGAAGATCAGCAACAGCTGCAATGTCATCTCAACAATGGAACAGATGTGATTCCAGCATGGTTGGAGCAAATGTACATTGACCAGGAGCAACTGGTGGCATGA